In Methanosarcina siciliae T4/M, one genomic interval encodes:
- a CDS encoding protein translocase SEC61 complex subunit gamma, with protein sequence MVESTFEPNITTKSVGQAIRAHLRVLKLTKKPSREEFLTIAKVAGAGILAVGAIGFIIYVLLTMLPQWVAQ encoded by the coding sequence TTGGTAGAATCCACATTTGAACCGAATATAACCACAAAAAGCGTTGGTCAGGCAATCCGGGCACACCTGAGGGTCCTGAAACTTACGAAAAAACCGTCCAGGGAAGAGTTCTTGACCATTGCCAAAGTTGCAGGTGCCGGCATTCTGGCTGTGGGAGCAATTGGATTTATTATTTACGTACTGCTGACAATGTTGCCCCAGTGGGTGGCCCAATGA
- a CDS encoding transcription elongation factor Spt5, translating into MSEDSQIFVIKTTANQERSVAMTLSRIAKKEKLDIRAILAPDELKGYVLVEAPKSGIVELAIQTIPHARALVKGSSSIAEIEHFLKPKPIVTGIKEGAIIEVTSGPFKGEKARVKRVDEGHEEITVELFDAVVPIPITIRGDTVRILKKENE; encoded by the coding sequence ATGAGTGAGGATTCCCAGATATTCGTAATCAAAACCACGGCAAACCAGGAAAGGTCAGTTGCAATGACTCTTTCCAGGATCGCAAAGAAGGAAAAACTGGACATCAGGGCAATCCTGGCTCCTGACGAGCTCAAAGGATATGTCCTTGTCGAGGCCCCCAAATCCGGAATCGTGGAGCTGGCAATTCAGACAATTCCACATGCAAGAGCCCTTGTGAAAGGGAGTTCTTCAATTGCTGAAATCGAACACTTCCTTAAGCCCAAGCCAATAGTGACCGGTATCAAGGAAGGGGCTATAATTGAGGTTACCTCCGGACCCTTTAAGGGAGAAAAAGCCAGGGTTAAAAGGGTTGACGAAGGGCATGAGGAAATTACGGTGGAACTCTTCGATGCTGTGGTTCCGATCCCCATTACGATTCGCGGCGATACCGTAAGGATACTCAAAAAAGAAAACGAATAA
- a CDS encoding endonuclease dU yields MNSDFHIKPEIRILGIDDSALLSEKVMIVGTVFRGGDWMDGVLRSEITRDGLDATEVISTMVKNSRHYGQLRVIMLDGVTYGGFNVVDTEELYRETGLPVIVVMRAYPDFEKIRAALRHFSDGELRWEIIQKAGKIEKLVTEKNGTSIYIQKAGIGIKSAEKIVRLTSIRSNIPEPLRVAHLIATGIIFGESRGKA; encoded by the coding sequence GTGAATTCAGATTTTCATATCAAACCCGAGATCCGAATTCTGGGCATAGATGACTCTGCGCTCCTTAGTGAGAAGGTAATGATAGTTGGAACTGTTTTCAGAGGGGGAGACTGGATGGACGGAGTCCTGCGCTCGGAGATCACAAGAGACGGGCTTGACGCCACCGAAGTGATAAGCACGATGGTAAAAAATAGCAGGCATTACGGCCAGCTCAGGGTCATCATGCTTGATGGGGTCACTTACGGAGGCTTTAACGTGGTCGACACAGAGGAGCTTTACAGGGAAACCGGACTTCCTGTTATTGTGGTCATGCGGGCTTACCCGGATTTCGAAAAGATCAGGGCTGCCCTCAGGCACTTCTCCGATGGAGAATTGCGCTGGGAAATTATACAAAAAGCCGGAAAAATAGAAAAGCTGGTCACGGAAAAAAACGGCACTTCGATTTACATCCAGAAAGCCGGGATCGGAATAAAAAGCGCAGAAAAGATAGTCCGTCTCACTTCGATAAGAAGTAACATTCCGGAGCCTCTCAGGGTTGCTCATCTAATTGCAACAGGCATCATCTTCGGGGAATCAAGAGGAAAAGCATAA
- a CDS encoding proteasome-activating nucleotidase — protein sequence MTEITKSKDESMRSHLVKPGSVYDGIEPGELGESTESVQDRVRQLESRNSFLEEQCSQIESEKRYLENQKIKYEREIRKLQSELDRMKTSPLIIGTVIDVIKNDRIIVRSSNGPQFLVNVSQYIDEKKLLPGAKVALNQHTLAIAEVIPSTEEPFVAAMEVIESIEVDYEQIGGLDEQIQELQEAVELPLIEPERFARIGIEPPKGVLLYGLPGTGKTLLAKAVAHRTNATFIRVVGSELVQKYIGDGSKLVREIFEMARKKAPSIIFIDELDSIAARRLNETTGADREVQRTLMQLLAEMDGFDKRKNIRIIAATNRPDVLDPAILRPGRFDRLVHVPMPGIEARGKILKIHCERMTLAGDIDFKKLAKVTDGMSGADLKAIATEAGMFAVRKDKALVEMEDFLEAVGKVSMAADTQKMMPGNLPETTMFV from the coding sequence ATGACGGAAATTACCAAAAGTAAGGATGAAAGCATGCGCAGTCACCTTGTGAAGCCCGGATCTGTGTATGACGGAATCGAGCCTGGAGAGCTGGGGGAGTCAACTGAAAGCGTCCAGGACCGAGTGAGGCAACTTGAAAGCCGCAACAGTTTTCTGGAAGAGCAGTGCAGCCAGATAGAGTCCGAAAAACGCTATTTGGAGAACCAGAAGATCAAGTATGAGAGAGAAATACGAAAGCTTCAGTCGGAACTCGATCGCATGAAGACCTCTCCGCTGATCATTGGTACTGTTATTGATGTGATCAAGAATGATCGTATAATCGTCCGTAGCAGTAACGGGCCTCAGTTTCTGGTTAACGTCTCACAATATATTGACGAGAAAAAACTGTTGCCAGGGGCAAAGGTTGCCTTGAACCAGCATACACTTGCCATTGCAGAGGTTATTCCTTCAACAGAAGAGCCTTTTGTTGCTGCAATGGAAGTAATTGAAAGTATTGAAGTTGATTATGAGCAGATCGGCGGTCTCGATGAGCAGATTCAGGAACTTCAGGAAGCAGTCGAACTTCCGCTAATCGAACCTGAGCGCTTTGCCAGGATAGGAATTGAGCCACCCAAGGGAGTATTACTCTATGGGCTCCCGGGAACAGGCAAAACCTTGCTCGCAAAAGCCGTAGCCCACAGGACCAATGCTACGTTTATCAGAGTTGTTGGTTCCGAACTTGTACAGAAATACATTGGGGACGGTTCCAAACTGGTAAGAGAAATCTTCGAGATGGCAAGGAAAAAAGCTCCCAGTATCATATTTATCGATGAACTGGACTCAATAGCTGCAAGGCGCTTAAACGAGACGACTGGCGCAGATAGAGAAGTTCAAAGAACTTTGATGCAGCTTCTTGCGGAAATGGATGGTTTTGACAAGAGGAAAAACATTCGGATCATTGCAGCTACAAACAGACCGGATGTTCTGGACCCTGCAATTCTCAGGCCGGGCCGTTTTGACAGGCTTGTCCATGTTCCGATGCCCGGAATAGAAGCCAGAGGAAAAATCCTCAAAATCCATTGTGAAAGGATGACTCTTGCGGGAGATATCGACTTTAAAAAGCTTGCAAAAGTTACCGATGGGATGAGTGGGGCAGACCTGAAGGCAATTGCCACAGAAGCAGGCATGTTCGCGGTCAGAAAAGATAAGGCCCTTGTTGAGATGGAAGATTTCCTAGAAGCAGTTGGGAAGGTATCCATGGCTGCTGATACGCAGAAGATGATGCCTGGCAACCTTCCAGAGACAACAATGTTCGTGTAA
- the ftsZ gene encoding cell division protein FtsZ: MRSIVEEALARSALEGRAGQGEYSNSDYSNENLEVDAELEEILRSLKTTIKVVGCGGGGSNSIQRMMGEGIQGADLVALNTDAQHLLHIRSGKKILIGKKKTRGLGAGSLPQIGEDAAIESIDEINKIVQGSDMVFITAGLGGGTGTGSAPIVAEAARDAGALTIAVVTLPFSVEGHVRRTNAEAGLERLRDVADTVIVVPNDKLIEVVPRLPLQAAFKVSDEVLMRAVKGITELITKPGLVNLDFADIRTVMQNGGVAMIGLGESDGENKAVESVQKALRSPLLDVDISGATSALVNVVGGPDMTISEAESVVQEVYNRIDSNARLIWGAQVDSELEQTVRTMIVVTGVTSAQIYGHGSDKNITYKYGIDFVE, from the coding sequence ATGAGATCCATTGTGGAAGAAGCCCTTGCTCGATCTGCCCTGGAAGGACGTGCCGGGCAGGGAGAATACTCAAATTCAGATTACTCTAATGAAAACTTAGAAGTGGATGCTGAACTTGAAGAAATACTGCGGAGCCTTAAAACAACCATCAAAGTGGTAGGTTGTGGAGGTGGCGGTTCGAACAGCATCCAGCGTATGATGGGCGAAGGTATCCAGGGAGCAGACCTTGTTGCTCTGAACACTGATGCCCAGCACCTTCTTCATATACGCTCCGGCAAAAAAATTCTCATCGGGAAAAAGAAAACCCGGGGACTTGGAGCCGGTAGCCTCCCCCAGATAGGAGAAGATGCTGCAATCGAGAGTATAGATGAGATAAACAAGATCGTCCAGGGCTCGGATATGGTCTTTATCACCGCAGGTCTTGGGGGAGGAACCGGAACAGGATCTGCCCCTATAGTGGCTGAGGCAGCCAGGGATGCAGGAGCCCTTACGATTGCAGTCGTAACCCTTCCGTTCAGTGTGGAAGGGCACGTAAGGAGGACAAATGCCGAGGCCGGGCTCGAAAGGCTTAGAGATGTTGCTGACACGGTTATCGTTGTTCCCAATGACAAGCTGATTGAAGTTGTCCCGAGACTTCCGCTTCAAGCTGCCTTTAAAGTCTCGGACGAAGTCCTTATGAGAGCAGTAAAGGGTATAACCGAACTGATCACAAAGCCCGGACTTGTCAACCTTGACTTTGCCGATATAAGGACTGTCATGCAAAACGGAGGCGTTGCTATGATAGGACTCGGAGAATCCGACGGTGAGAACAAAGCTGTCGAATCCGTCCAAAAGGCCCTGCGCAGCCCACTCCTTGATGTAGATATCTCAGGTGCGACCTCTGCCCTCGTTAATGTGGTTGGAGGCCCTGACATGACCATTTCGGAAGCCGAGAGTGTAGTGCAGGAAGTCTACAACCGCATAGACAGCAATGCCCGCCTGATCTGGGGAGCCCAGGTTGACTCTGAGTTGGAACAGACCGTACGTACCATGATCGTGGTTACAGGCGTTACATCTGCCCAGATTTACGGTCATGGAAGCGACAAGAACATTACATATAAATACGGAATTGACTTCGTAGAGTGA
- a CDS encoding multiprotein bridging factor aMBF1 has translation MQCEICGAEIRGKPICVKIDNSELQVCQKCAPYGQPVDKRTPVSRKVSPIVRTVPRTERRQKKDFFDILKDELLDNYDQIIRDAREARGWSQEDLAENIKEKASLIKKIERSEIVPEDSVRKKLEHTLNIKLTERVEDAGQEVSHMRKDTTLGDIVKIKRK, from the coding sequence ATGCAGTGCGAAATATGTGGTGCAGAGATCCGCGGAAAGCCTATATGCGTAAAAATTGATAACAGCGAACTCCAGGTCTGCCAGAAATGTGCACCTTATGGTCAGCCCGTTGACAAACGGACTCCCGTATCAAGAAAAGTCTCTCCGATAGTTCGTACGGTCCCAAGGACTGAAAGGAGGCAAAAGAAGGATTTCTTCGATATTTTAAAAGATGAACTCCTGGACAACTACGATCAGATTATCCGGGACGCAAGGGAGGCCAGAGGCTGGTCTCAGGAGGATCTTGCTGAAAACATCAAGGAAAAAGCATCTCTGATCAAAAAGATAGAGCGCAGTGAAATTGTGCCCGAAGATTCCGTTAGAAAGAAGCTGGAACACACCCTTAACATCAAGCTCACCGAGCGCGTGGAGGACGCAGGGCAGGAAGTCTCTCACATGAGAAAAGACACAACCCTCGGTGATATCGTAAAAATAAAGCGCAAATAA